Proteins encoded together in one Xyrauchen texanus isolate HMW12.3.18 chromosome 50, RBS_HiC_50CHRs, whole genome shotgun sequence window:
- the LOC127640930 gene encoding uncharacterized protein LOC127640930 produces MASESERVDQFQQILNQIGGKSNIHLCSAASGPDGNTVVLQDFIADMFHDGRYEEISGSVGNSNGEIKIQTAAKLTDASIPDQQQCDLSEQNSSIPADGEKTDPLKNKTVISSRNISGQQRAIKCSMVVFIFRHDYVCNKDNYLCLREIMKDVRARIKRNVFRPALLGLIHTDCDRSEIRESLELLDGSLRSVFITHTQQAIWTGRYVTDSPKVLEEIKRNACKAVNSAMSVDSSAGSKNSSFWPLKCLPGILLKEQRGHADLTSGSWQQVFSGHSRAFCEEQTIIEIYTSTNLLYSLMVLFVILGFDGFSPHSFS; encoded by the exons ATGGCTTCAGAAAGCGAGCGTGTTGATCAATTCCAGCAAATTCTAAATCAAATCGGTGGAAAAAGCAACATTCATTTATGCAGCGCTGCGAGCGGACCTGATGGAAACACCGTCGTGTTACAGGACTTTATCGCCGATATGTTTCATGATGGTAGGTATGAGGAAATCAGTGGTTCTGTTGGCAACAGCAACGGCGAGATCAAAATTCAAACAGCTGCGAAACTCACAGACGCGAGCATTCCTGATCAACAACAGTGTGATCTATCAGAACAGAATTCCTCAATACCTGCCGATGGTGAAAAAACCGACCCACTCAAGAATAAAACCGTGATTTCAAGCAGAAACATCAGCGGGCAGCAGAGAGCTATTAAATGCTCCATGGTCGTGTTTATCTTCAGACATGATTATGTTTGTAATAAAGACAATTATTTGTGTTTGAGGGAGATCATGAAGGATGTAAGGGCTCGGATCAAGAGAAACGTGTTTCGTCCGGCTCTGCTGGGACTCATTCACACTGACTGCGATCGATCGGAAATCCGCGAGTCACTGGAGCTACTGGATGGATCGCTGCGATCAGTGTTTATTACTCACACCCAGCAAGCCATATGGACCGGCAGATACGTCACAGATTCCCCAAAAGTGCTGGAGGAGATCAAAAGGAATGCATGTAAAGCTGTGAATTCTGCGATGTCTGTAG ATAGTAGTGCTGGAAGTAAAAACAGTTCATTTTGGCCCTTGAAATGTTTGCCAGGAATACTTCTGAAGGAACAAAGAGGACATGCCGACCTCACATCTGGCAGTTGGCAACAAG tctttagTGGTCATTCAAGAGCtttctgtgaggaacagaccataATTGAAATCTACACCTCTACAAATCTACTTTAttctttaatggtgctttttgtcattttggggttTGATGGCTTCAGTCCACATTCATTTTCATGA